Proteins found in one Halococcus agarilyticus genomic segment:
- a CDS encoding queuosine precursor transporter: protein MSTSRGASTIQVALIALFTTALVTAQLTATKILGFSIPFSLPITGEMLILPGASLAYALTFLASDCYAELYGRRAAHVLVNVGFAMNVVLLGLVWGTIAAPAATSSVDPAAFATVLGASTNVVLGSLLAYLVSQNWDVFVFHQLRDYTEGRALWLRNVGSTATSQALDTVIFVSVAFYLAPELLGLGSALPLSVLLALGVGQYLLKLLIALLDTPVVYAIVGYARSRTDARPTASAD, encoded by the coding sequence ATGAGCACGTCCCGTGGAGCCTCGACGATCCAAGTCGCGCTGATCGCACTCTTTACGACCGCGCTCGTGACCGCCCAGCTCACCGCCACCAAGATCCTCGGCTTTTCGATTCCGTTTTCGCTCCCGATCACGGGCGAGATGCTGATCCTGCCCGGCGCGTCGCTCGCGTACGCGCTGACGTTCCTCGCTTCGGACTGCTACGCCGAACTCTACGGCCGGCGTGCGGCCCACGTCCTCGTGAACGTCGGCTTCGCGATGAACGTCGTTCTTCTGGGACTGGTCTGGGGGACGATCGCCGCGCCTGCCGCCACGTCGAGCGTCGATCCCGCGGCGTTCGCGACGGTGCTCGGTGCGAGCACCAACGTCGTGCTCGGGAGCCTGCTCGCCTATCTCGTGAGCCAGAACTGGGACGTGTTCGTGTTTCACCAACTTCGCGACTACACCGAAGGACGCGCGCTCTGGCTCCGGAACGTCGGCTCGACCGCGACGAGCCAGGCGCTCGACACCGTGATCTTCGTGAGCGTCGCCTTCTACCTCGCGCCGGAACTCCTCGGCCTCGGCAGCGCGCTGCCGCTCTCGGTCCTGCTCGCACTCGGGGTCGGCCAGTACCTCCTCAAACTCCTGATCGCGCTCCTCGACACCCCTGTGGTCTACGCCATCGTCGGCTACGCGCGCTCGCGAACCGACGCCCGACCGACGGCCAGCGCCGACTGA
- a CDS encoding 23S rRNA (uridine(2552)-2'-O)-methyltransferase, whose amino-acid sequence MSGRDEYYNKAKQQGYRSRSAYKLQQLDDTADLIAPGDTVIDLGAAPGGWLQVAAERTDDGRVVGVDRQRIESIDGVETVRGDLTEDDTQAEIGERVGQADLVLSDMAPNMTGEYDLDHARSVHLARQALDVARAILAPGGDLVVKVFDGRDLDDLEADIENEFEYVRTVRPDASRDESSELFLVGKGRMTAPVGVGDELTVEITDTGDEGDGIAKVEEYTLFVSDAGEGETVQVRIEDVKPRFGFAERID is encoded by the coding sequence ATGTCGGGTCGGGACGAATACTACAACAAGGCCAAACAGCAGGGCTACCGCTCGCGATCGGCGTACAAGCTCCAGCAGCTAGACGACACCGCCGACCTCATCGCCCCGGGCGACACCGTGATCGACCTCGGGGCCGCCCCCGGAGGATGGCTCCAGGTCGCCGCCGAACGCACGGACGACGGTCGCGTGGTAGGCGTTGACCGCCAGCGCATCGAATCGATCGACGGCGTCGAGACGGTTCGCGGGGACCTCACCGAGGACGACACCCAGGCGGAGATCGGGGAGCGGGTGGGGCAAGCGGACCTCGTTCTGTCGGACATGGCTCCGAACATGACCGGCGAGTACGACCTCGATCACGCTCGTTCCGTTCATCTCGCGCGCCAGGCGCTCGATGTGGCGCGCGCGATTCTCGCGCCTGGCGGCGATCTCGTCGTGAAGGTCTTCGACGGACGGGATCTCGACGATCTCGAAGCCGACATCGAGAACGAATTCGAGTACGTCAGAACCGTGCGCCCCGACGCCTCGCGCGACGAGTCCTCCGAGCTCTTCCTCGTGGGGAAGGGCCGGATGACCGCGCCAGTGGGCGTCGGCGACGAACTGACCGTCGAGATCACCGACACGGGCGACGAGGGTGACGGGATCGCGAAAGTCGAGGAGTACACGCTGTTCGTTTCGGATGCAGGGGAAGGTGAGACGGTTCAGGTTCGGATCGAGGACGTGAAACCGCGCTTCGGGTTCGCCGAACGGATCGACTGA
- a CDS encoding PstS family phosphate ABC transporter substrate-binding protein, producing the protein MTRKATRRRVLMGIGTGTAIGVAGCTGGSNGDGGGDGNNGSSGESGSSGGTASGEDTTSGGQGNSSGGSAQQASGPLTADGSSTVYPITSDGAAVWNSNPPADDGEYWGSNDEGTAPGYEALGSPDMPMTEFFANIYGLDPYQVNVGLSHSGTGIEKLMNDQVDIGDSSAPVQDELPERESYENFVDHVVGVDGQPVIVSQAIYDAGVTKLTGEQLRGIYTGEITNWSEIDSYSGDDKEIQNICRAEGSGTDTAFRSNFLGDPNAEIACSQRIGQNQQVRSTVLNADNAVAYIALAFTGNGAPAVALELDGTTYELGKNLGSKDYPLSRDLHCYTWQDTSKQESAFINMLLTEFGQQQFVAANDYFKLPPNRREEERSKLAEPEQDIEYGGGNASSGNASSGTTMGSTTSGSSSS; encoded by the coding sequence ATGACGCGCAAAGCGACACGACGCCGCGTACTGATGGGGATCGGCACCGGGACCGCGATCGGGGTCGCTGGATGCACAGGCGGGTCGAACGGCGATGGAGGTGGAGACGGCAACAACGGCAGTAGCGGGGAAAGCGGTAGCAGTGGCGGCACTGCAAGCGGCGAGGATACCACGAGCGGGGGGCAGGGGAACAGCAGTGGCGGCAGCGCACAGCAGGCCAGCGGTCCGCTGACCGCCGACGGCTCTTCCACTGTGTACCCGATCACGAGCGACGGCGCGGCGGTCTGGAACTCGAACCCGCCCGCCGACGACGGCGAGTACTGGGGCTCGAACGACGAGGGGACCGCGCCCGGCTACGAGGCGCTCGGCAGCCCCGACATGCCGATGACGGAGTTCTTCGCGAACATCTACGGGCTCGACCCCTACCAGGTCAACGTCGGCCTCAGCCACTCGGGGACGGGCATCGAGAAGCTGATGAACGATCAGGTCGACATCGGTGACTCCAGCGCGCCCGTTCAGGACGAACTCCCCGAGCGCGAGAGCTACGAGAACTTCGTGGATCACGTCGTCGGCGTCGACGGGCAGCCGGTCATCGTCAGCCAGGCGATCTACGACGCGGGCGTGACGAAACTCACCGGCGAGCAGCTCCGTGGCATCTACACGGGCGAGATCACGAACTGGTCCGAGATCGACTCGTACTCCGGCGACGACAAGGAGATCCAGAACATCTGCCGGGCGGAGGGCTCGGGCACCGACACCGCGTTCCGGTCGAACTTCCTCGGCGATCCGAACGCCGAGATCGCCTGTTCGCAGCGGATCGGCCAGAACCAGCAGGTTCGCTCGACGGTGCTCAACGCCGACAACGCGGTCGCGTACATTGCACTCGCATTCACCGGCAACGGCGCACCGGCGGTCGCACTCGAACTCGACGGCACCACCTACGAGCTCGGCAAGAACCTCGGCTCGAAGGACTACCCGCTCTCGCGCGACCTCCACTGCTACACGTGGCAGGACACCTCGAAGCAGGAGTCCGCGTTCATCAACATGCTGCTCACCGAGTTCGGCCAGCAGCAGTTCGTCGCGGCGAACGACTACTTCAAGCTGCCACCCAACCGCCGCGAGGAGGAGCGCAGCAAGCTCGCCGAACCCGAACAGGACATCGAGTACGGCGGCGGCAACGCCTCCTCGGGGAATGCTTCGTCCGGAACCACCATGGGTAGCACCACCTCGGGCAGCTCGAGCAGCTGA
- the pstC gene encoding phosphate ABC transporter permease subunit PstC, whose product MSTIPERWLPGSSGDGTTDTDRSVLIVGAIGALLLAGVAVGFLVQSSLTAVFLLGFLVVVGFGWYAHQAETAKALTFLATAFTVAVMGLIIVFLFGEAWPVFELMGLDLVTRVDPGETGLWSTADAVYSLTPMIWGTIVTTVLAMAIAGPLGIAGAVFIAEIAPGWLRDIVKPGVEILAGIPSIVYGWLGFIVINGYFSRSDTFDLTSNGSLVVAGMVIGLMALPTVVSVAEDALTSIPESMKSGSLALGSTEWQTTLGITIPAAFSGVSAAVLLGVGRAVGETMAATVILANVTEFPGPLFDAFDNTITLTSVIANQYGVAQGLHLSALFGAGVVLFVTVLFLSIGSQLIEVRMERNLGGNR is encoded by the coding sequence ATGTCGACCATCCCTGAACGGTGGCTGCCGGGCAGCTCCGGTGACGGAACCACCGATACCGACCGGAGTGTCCTCATCGTCGGCGCGATCGGTGCGCTCTTGCTCGCGGGCGTCGCAGTCGGGTTCCTGGTCCAGTCCAGCCTGACCGCGGTGTTTCTGCTCGGCTTCCTCGTCGTGGTGGGGTTCGGATGGTACGCCCATCAGGCGGAAACGGCGAAGGCGCTGACCTTCCTCGCGACGGCGTTCACGGTCGCCGTGATGGGACTCATCATCGTCTTTCTCTTCGGTGAGGCGTGGCCGGTGTTCGAGCTGATGGGGCTCGATCTCGTCACGCGCGTCGATCCCGGCGAGACCGGGTTGTGGAGCACTGCCGACGCGGTGTACTCCCTGACACCGATGATCTGGGGCACGATCGTGACGACGGTCCTCGCAATGGCCATCGCCGGGCCGCTCGGGATCGCGGGGGCGGTGTTCATCGCGGAGATCGCCCCCGGGTGGCTTCGGGATATCGTGAAACCGGGCGTCGAGATCCTCGCTGGAATCCCCTCGATCGTCTACGGCTGGCTCGGGTTCATCGTCATCAACGGCTACTTCAGCCGGTCGGACACGTTCGATCTCACCTCGAACGGAAGCCTGGTCGTCGCAGGAATGGTGATCGGGCTGATGGCGCTACCCACGGTGGTTTCGGTCGCCGAGGATGCGCTGACGAGTATTCCCGAGTCGATGAAGAGCGGCTCGCTCGCGCTCGGTTCGACCGAGTGGCAGACCACGCTCGGCATCACGATCCCGGCGGCGTTCTCGGGCGTCTCGGCCGCCGTCCTGCTCGGCGTCGGCCGGGCGGTCGGCGAGACCATGGCCGCGACGGTGATCCTCGCGAACGTCACCGAGTTCCCCGGCCCGCTGTTCGACGCCTTCGACAACACCATCACGCTGACCAGCGTGATCGCCAACCAGTACGGCGTTGCCCAGGGACTCCACCTGAGTGCGCTGTTCGGCGCGGGCGTCGTGCTGTTCGTCACTGTGCTCTTCCTCTCGATCGGTTCGCAGTTGATCGAGGTGCGAATGGAGCGCAACCTCGGGGGGAACCGATGA